One region of Hymenobacter sediminicola genomic DNA includes:
- a CDS encoding DUF4259 domain-containing protein: MGTWDYYNFDNDSAADFAEEFLENPNEAVLYEALATAAEEEGHLEAGAASEALAAAEIVAAILGRPASDIPPGLLPAVAHLDAGDSEDLRELAEAAVMVVLEKSELQEEWAGRSDYANWQSLQQNLLARLKEDDE, translated from the coding sequence ATGGGCACCTGGGACTACTACAATTTCGACAACGACTCGGCCGCAGACTTCGCCGAGGAATTTCTGGAAAACCCCAATGAAGCCGTGCTCTACGAGGCGCTGGCCACGGCGGCAGAGGAAGAAGGCCATCTGGAAGCAGGTGCCGCCAGTGAGGCGCTGGCCGCGGCCGAAATTGTAGCGGCTATTCTGGGCCGGCCGGCATCGGATATTCCGCCGGGTCTGCTGCCCGCTGTGGCTCACCTCGACGCCGGTGACAGCGAAGATCTGCGCGAACTGGCCGAAGCCGCCGTGATGGTAGTGTTGGAAAAATCAGAATTGCAGGAGGAATGGGCCGGCCGCAGCGACTACGCCAACTGGCAGAGCCTGCAGCAGAACCTGCTGGCGCGCCTAAAAGAAGACGACGAATAG
- a CDS encoding EamA family transporter, translated as MALYNLFIKAAAGHVHEMVGAVVLQVVAALVGAGLLLLLYLRGALPPVLATSRGISMAALAGLFIGLAEILTFAVYGKGAPASVGTPLIVGGSVLLTAVLGILLLREVLSWPQALGMLLIVGGIALLARSH; from the coding sequence ATGGCGCTCTACAACCTGTTCATCAAGGCTGCGGCCGGGCATGTGCACGAAATGGTGGGCGCCGTTGTGCTGCAGGTGGTAGCGGCGTTGGTAGGAGCGGGGTTGTTGCTGCTGCTGTATCTGCGCGGCGCATTGCCGCCCGTGCTGGCCACCAGCAGAGGCATTTCGATGGCGGCCCTGGCGGGGCTGTTTATCGGGTTGGCCGAAATTCTGACGTTTGCCGTGTATGGGAAAGGGGCGCCGGCTTCCGTCGGAACTCCGCTTATTGTGGGCGGGTCGGTGCTGCTCACGGCCGTGCTGGGAATTCTGCTACTGCGTGAGGTGCTCAGTTGGCCGCAAGCCTTGGGTATGCTGCTGATTGTGGGCGGCATTGCACTGCTGGCCCGGAGCCATTGA